The sequence TACTCGCTTAACTTTAAAATGTCTTTTGAAATCTTGTCGTACTCTTCGGACCATTTGTCATCGTTTTCAAAGATCTTCGTTAAATCCCACTTAAATTGTTCATCAATTTGATCTCTTGTTTTTAATTCGTCCATGTTAACATCCCTTTCTATTTATTGTAATTATTTATTAGATAATTGTTTATTGCCTTAACAATGCCTTGCATTTGGTAGCCCATCTTCTTTTGGTCTTCGCTCACAACACAGATGCTGTAGTCAAGCTTATCAGACTCTATAAAGCTTACTAGCCAAGCGTTGTACTTACCCTTGCCAAGCTCTGCAGTACCAGTCTTAGCACCTATAGTGAATCCCTTTCTATACAAGGCCTTCGCTGTACCACTCTTCACAGTCTCTAACATCGCTTCCTTTACTTTGTCAGCGTCCTCTTTATTGCCAACTGTCTTATACACTTCGCTCTTTGTTGATTCAAGCAAGGTGCCCTTATTGTCCTTGACCATCTTCACGATGTAAGGTTTAAGCATTACACCTTTCTTGGCTATGGCACTAGTCATCATAAGCATATTAAGAGGGCTTACTAGTATTGAGCCTTGACCTATAGAGTCCGCTGCAAGCTCTGTTTTGCCTGCATCTCTATTGAACTTCGATTTAGCAAAAACTAAATCAAAGGTAAAGTCCTTGTCTATATAAAAGTCTTCTATAGTATCTAGGAATATATCCTTGTTCATGCTCATAACCTTGTTTATGAAGTAGGTGTTGATTGACCTGCTCATAGCAGCGTTTAGATCAACATCGCCATACTTCTTTGCACCAGAGTTTTTGAAGACATAAGAGTCGACTGTTTCGCTACCTGTGTCGGTGTAGCTTAAGTCTTTCTTTGCCTTTAATATCGCCATGGCACTTACTAGCTTAAATGTTGAGCCCGGCTGATATAGTCCTTGGGTCGCTCTATTTAGTAGTTCTCCGCCATTTGAATTGACAAAGTCGTCCCAGTTTTGATCTATAGTTGATGGATTGAAGCCAGGGTTTGAGTGCATAGCAAGCACTTCGCCTGTTCTGTTATCCATGACTATGACTGCGCCTT comes from Fenollaria sporofastidiosus and encodes:
- a CDS encoding peptidoglycan D,D-transpeptidase FtsI family protein, translating into MDRTNKRIIISLIIFLAAFFGIIFYLTYFQLFLANDIKNNPYNRRNRVDEENVIRGTIYDRNGVILAATKVKGEEKERMYPFGKRYSHVIGYTSKKYGKQGLESTFNDVLTGTDKDDYFKDIRKIFNDRAGKSLVLSIDNNLEALIEKNFARDKGAVIVMDNRTGEVLAMHSNPGFNPSTIDQNWDDFVNSNGGELLNRATQGLYQPGSTFKLVSAMAILKAKKDLSYTDTGSETVDSYVFKNSGAKKYGDVDLNAAMSRSINTYFINKVMSMNKDIFLDTIEDFYIDKDFTFDLVFAKSKFNRDAGKTELAADSIGQGSILVSPLNMLMMTSAIAKKGVMLKPYIVKMVKDNKGTLLESTKSEVYKTVGNKEDADKVKEAMLETVKSGTAKALYRKGFTIGAKTGTAELGKGKYNAWLVSFIESDKLDYSICVVSEDQKKMGYQMQGIVKAINNYLINNYNK